In Staphylococcus lloydii, the following proteins share a genomic window:
- the betB gene encoding betaine-aldehyde dehydrogenase, which translates to MQLVNNLSRRQYIDGEWVDSANKATRTIINPYNQETILEVAEGTAEDSERAILAARRAFEDGAYSQQTTSEERGKKVRAIADAIKNNKEELARLETLDTGKTLEESYADMDDIHNVFMYYAGLADKEGGEIIDSPIPNTDSKVIKEPVGVVTQITPWNYPLLQASWKIAPALASGCSLVMKPSEITPLTTIRVFELMEEIGFPKGVINLVLGKGSEVGEPLSAHKEVDLVSFTGGIKTGKHIMKQAADHVTNIALELGGKNPNVIFDDADFDLAVDQALNGGLFHAGQVCSAGSRIIVHNNIKEKFEQELIERIKNIKLGNGFDEDTEMGPVISQEHRDKIEKYMEVAKEENATIAIGGKRPDREDLQDGFFFEPTVITDCDTSMRIVQEEVFGPVVTIEGFSTEAEAIELANDSIYGLAGGVFTTDVGKAERVASKLKMGTVWINDFHPYFAQAPWGGYKQSGIGRELGKTGLAEYQIEKHILRNTQPEPVNWFGKQ; encoded by the coding sequence ATGCAACTTGTAAACAATTTATCTCGTCGTCAATACATTGATGGTGAGTGGGTAGACAGCGCAAACAAAGCAACACGTACTATTATTAATCCATATAACCAAGAAACGATATTAGAAGTAGCAGAAGGTACAGCTGAAGATTCAGAACGTGCTATCTTAGCTGCTAGAAGAGCATTTGAAGACGGAGCATATTCACAACAAACAACAAGTGAAGAAAGAGGAAAAAAAGTTAGAGCTATCGCTGATGCGATTAAAAACAACAAAGAAGAATTAGCAAGATTAGAAACTTTAGATACTGGTAAAACGTTGGAAGAGTCTTATGCAGATATGGATGATATCCATAATGTGTTTATGTATTATGCAGGGCTAGCAGATAAGGAAGGCGGAGAAATAATCGATTCTCCAATCCCAAACACTGACAGTAAAGTTATTAAAGAACCAGTTGGTGTCGTAACACAAATTACACCTTGGAATTATCCTTTATTACAAGCTTCTTGGAAAATAGCACCAGCATTAGCATCTGGTTGTTCATTAGTAATGAAACCAAGTGAAATCACACCATTAACAACAATCCGCGTATTCGAATTAATGGAAGAAATTGGTTTCCCTAAAGGTGTTATTAACCTAGTGCTAGGTAAAGGTTCAGAAGTTGGTGAACCATTATCGGCACACAAAGAAGTAGACTTAGTATCATTTACTGGTGGTATTAAAACTGGTAAGCACATTATGAAGCAAGCTGCAGATCATGTTACGAATATTGCATTAGAATTAGGCGGTAAAAACCCTAACGTTATTTTTGATGATGCGGATTTCGATTTAGCTGTAGACCAAGCCCTAAACGGTGGCTTATTCCATGCTGGTCAAGTATGTTCAGCAGGTTCAAGAATCATTGTTCATAACAATATTAAAGAAAAATTCGAGCAGGAATTAATCGAACGTATTAAAAATATTAAATTAGGTAACGGTTTTGATGAAGATACTGAAATGGGTCCAGTTATCTCACAAGAACACCGTGACAAAATTGAAAAATATATGGAAGTTGCTAAAGAAGAAAATGCAACTATCGCTATCGGCGGTAAACGACCAGATAGAGAAGACTTACAAGATGGATTCTTCTTCGAACCAACTGTAATTACAGACTGCGACACTTCAATGCGTATCGTTCAAGAAGAAGTATTTGGTCCTGTCGTAACAATTGAAGGTTTTTCTACTGAAGCAGAAGCGATTGAATTAGCGAACGATTCAATTTATGGACTTGCTGGTGGCGTCTTCACAACAGATGTTGGCAAAGCTGAACGTGTAGCAAGCAAATTGAAAATGGGTACTGTATGGATTAATGATTTCCATCCTTACTTCGCTCAAGCGCCTTGGGGCGGTTACAAACAATCAGGTATCGGTAGAGAACTTGGTAAAACAGGATTAGCTGAATACCAAATTGAAAAACATATTTTAAGAAATACACAACCTGAACCCGTAAATTGGTTTGGTAAACAATAA
- the betA gene encoding choline dehydrogenase — MREAYDYIIIGGGSAGSVLGSRLSEDKSKNVLVLEAGRSDYFWDLLIQMPAALMYPAGNKLYDWIYETNEEPFMKGRKVGHARGKVLGGSSSINGMIYQRGNPMDYEKWAKPEGMDNWDYAHCLPYFKRLEKTFGATKDDEFRGHHGPIKLKRGPATNPLFQAFFDAGVEAGYNKTPDVNGFRQEGFGPFDSQVHNGRRVSASRAYLHPAMRRKNLDVQTRAFVTKINFEGNNKVTGVTFKKNGKEHTINAKEVILSGGAFNTPQLLQLSGIGDSEFLKSLGIEPRIHLPGVGENFEDHLEVYVQHKCKQPVSLQPSLNKFKMPFIGLQWIFARKGAAASNHFEGGGFVRSNDEVDYPNLMFHFLPIAVRYDGQKAPTAHGYQVHVGPMYSNSRGSLKIKSKDPFEKPDFVFNYLSTEEDKREWIEAIKVARNILSQKALDPYNGGEISPGPEVQTDEEIINWVAKDGETALHPSCSAKMGPASDPMSVVDPETMKVHGMENLRVVDASAMPRTTNGNIHSPVLMMAEKAADIIRGKKPLDPEYIDYYRHGVHDKDAGTIK, encoded by the coding sequence ATGAGAGAAGCATATGATTATATTATAATTGGTGGCGGTAGTGCCGGATCAGTTTTAGGAAGTCGTTTAAGTGAAGATAAATCAAAAAACGTTCTTGTTTTAGAAGCAGGACGTAGTGACTATTTCTGGGATTTATTAATTCAAATGCCAGCAGCATTAATGTATCCAGCAGGAAACAAATTATATGACTGGATTTATGAAACGAATGAAGAGCCATTTATGAAAGGCCGTAAAGTTGGACATGCACGTGGTAAAGTACTAGGTGGATCTAGTTCTATTAACGGTATGATTTATCAACGTGGTAACCCAATGGACTACGAAAAATGGGCGAAACCAGAAGGTATGGATAACTGGGATTACGCACATTGTCTACCATACTTTAAACGTTTAGAAAAAACATTCGGTGCAACTAAAGACGATGAATTCCGTGGTCATCATGGTCCAATTAAATTAAAACGTGGACCAGCTACAAATCCATTATTCCAAGCGTTTTTCGATGCTGGGGTTGAAGCGGGATATAATAAAACGCCAGACGTAAATGGTTTCCGTCAAGAAGGTTTCGGACCATTTGATAGCCAAGTACACAATGGTAGACGAGTATCAGCATCAAGAGCTTATTTACATCCAGCTATGAGACGTAAAAACTTGGATGTGCAAACACGTGCATTTGTTACTAAAATTAATTTTGAAGGTAACAACAAAGTAACGGGTGTAACTTTCAAGAAAAATGGTAAAGAACATACGATTAATGCCAAAGAAGTTATCTTATCAGGTGGCGCATTCAATACACCTCAATTGTTACAATTATCAGGTATTGGTGATTCAGAATTCTTAAAATCATTAGGTATTGAACCTCGTATTCACTTGCCTGGTGTGGGTGAAAACTTCGAAGACCATTTAGAAGTATATGTTCAACATAAATGTAAACAACCAGTGTCATTACAACCAAGTTTAAATAAATTCAAGATGCCATTTATTGGTTTACAATGGATCTTCGCTCGTAAAGGTGCGGCAGCGTCAAACCACTTCGAAGGTGGCGGATTCGTGCGTTCTAACGACGAAGTCGACTATCCAAACTTGATGTTCCATTTCTTACCTATTGCGGTAAGATATGATGGACAAAAAGCACCTACAGCACATGGTTATCAAGTGCACGTTGGACCAATGTACTCTAACTCACGTGGTAGCTTGAAAATTAAATCAAAAGACCCATTTGAAAAACCAGACTTTGTCTTCAACTATTTATCAACTGAAGAAGATAAACGTGAATGGATAGAAGCAATTAAAGTTGCGCGTAACATCTTATCTCAAAAAGCTTTAGATCCATATAATGGTGGGGAAATTTCTCCAGGACCTGAAGTGCAAACAGATGAAGAAATAATAAACTGGGTTGCTAAAGATGGCGAAACAGCATTACACCCATCATGTAGTGCGAAAATGGGACCAGCTTCAGACCCAATGTCAGTAGTTGACCCAGAGACTATGAAAGTTCATGGTATGGAAAATTTACGTGTCGTAGATGCCTCTGCAATGCCACGTACTACAAATGGTAATATTCATTCACCAGTATTAATGATGGCTGAAAAAGCTGCAGACATCATCCGTGGTAAAAAACCATTAGACCCTGAATATATTGATTATTACCGTCATGGCGTACATGATAAAGACGCTGGAACAATAAAATAA
- a CDS encoding MFS transporter — MGNSSGELTFNKKLYPPMILGSILNPINSSMLAIAMIPIAHAFNIPFYQTALLVTSLYLATSIGQPIIGKLIDVFGPKGLFLFATSLVGLASILAIVTPSFYGLVLARFLIGIGTCAGYPSSMYLIKYEGERTGKDSPSNILTVLAISNQTVSVIGPTLGGLLINFGGWKAIFFVNIPLSILCIIFGVLYFPKVTQSLGKITALRTHIDFIGMTFFTITLVTWIIYFTEPSIQNLYLLIIGIVTFIIFIFVELKSKKPFIDVRLLAHNASLNNTYIRSTLTQTISYSVLYGYTQWLEEGRGLSPSHAGLLMLPMFIIAIVASKYTGSTLSSKNKLYVGTLAGIVTMISFTLINHQTSLIILVLLAALFGIPQGLMNLANQNALYHQAPKESIGMSAGLLRTFMYMGAIISSTANGIFFKGGDITVGIHNDGIFCATLGVIILIMTFANRRSLAKS, encoded by the coding sequence ATGGGTAATTCATCAGGTGAACTTACATTTAACAAAAAATTATACCCTCCAATGATACTTGGCTCTATACTCAATCCTATCAATTCTTCTATGTTAGCCATAGCTATGATTCCTATAGCACATGCGTTTAATATTCCTTTTTATCAAACAGCATTGCTTGTTACTTCATTGTATTTGGCTACGAGTATAGGTCAACCTATTATTGGTAAATTAATAGACGTCTTCGGACCAAAAGGATTATTTCTATTCGCAACGAGTTTAGTTGGTTTAGCAAGCATACTCGCCATCGTCACCCCCTCATTTTATGGACTTGTATTAGCCCGTTTCTTAATAGGTATTGGTACATGCGCGGGTTATCCTTCATCAATGTATTTAATTAAATACGAAGGTGAACGCACTGGAAAAGATAGTCCGAGTAATATACTGACTGTCTTGGCCATTTCCAACCAAACTGTGTCTGTGATTGGCCCAACGTTAGGTGGTTTATTAATTAATTTTGGTGGTTGGAAAGCAATCTTTTTCGTTAATATACCATTATCAATATTATGTATCATTTTTGGTGTGTTATATTTCCCTAAAGTCACACAATCTTTAGGAAAAATAACTGCACTTAGAACACATATTGATTTTATAGGTATGACATTTTTCACAATCACTTTAGTTACATGGATAATATATTTCACAGAACCATCAATTCAAAACTTGTATTTATTAATTATTGGTATTGTTACTTTTATAATATTTATTTTTGTTGAATTGAAATCTAAAAAGCCATTTATCGACGTTAGATTGTTAGCGCATAATGCCTCATTAAACAATACGTATATACGTTCAACGCTAACTCAAACTATTTCTTACAGTGTATTATATGGCTATACACAATGGCTAGAAGAAGGTAGAGGCTTATCTCCTAGTCATGCTGGGTTGTTAATGTTACCTATGTTTATAATTGCAATTGTTGCATCAAAATATACTGGCAGTACTTTATCTTCTAAAAATAAATTATATGTAGGTACATTAGCCGGTATTGTTACTATGATAAGTTTTACATTAATCAATCACCAAACTTCATTAATAATACTTGTATTATTAGCCGCATTATTCGGTATACCTCAAGGATTAATGAATTTAGCTAATCAAAATGCACTTTATCATCAAGCACCAAAAGAAAGTATCGGTATGTCAGCCGGATTATTAAGAACATTTATGTATATGGGTGCTATTATTTCTTCTACAGCTAACGGTATCTTCTTTAAAGGTGGAGACATTACGGTAGGAATTCATAATGACGGTATTTTCTGTGCCACACTCGGCGTCATTATATTAATTATGACATTCGCAAATAGACGTTCATTAGCTAAATCGTAA
- a CDS encoding GNAT family N-acetyltransferase has product MPISLATKSDLNEIYKVQPKAFEASVTVPHRLSKEEIQNLSQMALEDGAHYYVLKEDNQLIGYTMLAVKEDNLTGDKYGFIYELYVMPKFRKLGYGKQLIAFTKQHFKQLGYDKIRLNVYVGNAAQQLYKSCGFEERNITMQLEL; this is encoded by the coding sequence ATGCCGATCAGTCTTGCTACTAAAAGTGATTTGAATGAAATATACAAAGTACAGCCAAAGGCCTTTGAAGCGTCTGTTACTGTGCCTCATCGTTTAAGCAAAGAAGAAATTCAGAATTTATCTCAAATGGCACTAGAAGATGGCGCTCATTATTATGTTTTGAAGGAAGACAATCAACTAATTGGGTATACAATGCTAGCCGTTAAAGAAGATAATTTAACAGGTGATAAGTATGGCTTTATTTATGAATTATATGTGATGCCGAAATTTAGAAAATTAGGTTATGGTAAACAATTGATAGCTTTTACCAAGCAACATTTTAAACAACTAGGTTATGATAAAATTCGTTTAAATGTTTATGTTGGAAACGCTGCGCAACAACTTTATAAAAGTTGTGGATTTGAAGAACGTAACATAACGATGCAATTGGAATTATAA